aatattttataaaaaaaattttattgataattctctgcacattacaattatttttgcaactttaaaaaggcacaaaagccctttcaaaagttgccgtcaacccaggcagggggagacactgccttgttgacccaccggggagattacccggtgattggctaagagaagccggaagaagagctgaagatttggaacatttttacaggagcgattaacctttagttcggatttgtgggtagccacagagccctccgtgaacacatcatcggactaagcggacatccacgtcccctttccggccagagccctccaaacctcggtatatgttgtttttatatataccgtacagtaggggcatgaccccctacgggcttattacgagtcaaggggaaacggggctacggaaaggaagggagcccagatatgcacttcaattttttaaatataaaataccgtctcgggaatccgaatgaagtatagaaatgtcatgtcatccattcaatcattaaaatttattcagtgtcatgccccaaccaagaatcttttcagatccaatgttactattaacctatgctgagaaaagaaaaacaccattaagcatctcaattgttgctcatgtgacttacatgacttatagattcaacttctggcagaagcttgggaaaggccatacaaattgcagatgaaaatcattgtataaggctcttgaatgataaaataacacccctagaatgttgcattgttgatagttgtgttcccaggatgctgaaaatcctttcctattggataaatttttttttagattagacatggttagcaaaaagcaggagaaatgctttgtcataaattcaaaaaattttcaagaaaattcctttcatacctaaagagtccatgtatgatgttcatcgctgcaatgccagtgaagtgaaacatctttagggccatttaagtacccagcttcaccaacactctgaacgtaaaggacaagttgttctttagcaagagaagcaaaattatttgaggcttctaactgtgacagaactataaaggattgctgttacacaggattcattcacacaagatggtacttctcattagacaatgtgcatactctattactttacctcataccgtaatggtaatgcactttcagtgtttttcaactgtaggctcactcttccatcctgtaacacttccagacttgacttgatcccccactaaaattctgtgaatgcaaaatagtagcattaaaaatactttttcgatagacaaaaactgaaaagtacctaattcctgttttatgttgaactcatgctatttctgggtttccgtaccacacccattttcagcccaaatacggtcccacaattgttcacttcctttgctgcctggacttattactaacaattcttttagtgcaacactaacagaatttaactttaacacactgtcaggtggtagactgaataactaaacaataaataattgtttgttaaaattctatacttattttgaattctgatttgaaaagtttaggtacctgactgtgttcgcctaatgccaattcatcctcatgttcagttagggatgagtttggaaaaacctccttcactgtttggaaactgttccgttccaatttgatcttttcccctagctgagcttgtagactcaaaatttgagctacaaaacacaaatgaataaaagcaaataaatagaatcattatgtattaggccttaccatccttagctttgctgttatctaatattttgtgttgttacaataattgggcctgcagcttcataatttgatctaataaacaataattaataattgaaaaccaatataataatgtttatacttaccatccttttgttgtattatcttatccatttttcaattgttcctccagccacgcgttattctccatccactctactgaactaactgcgaatggcatccaatggactgaaattgcctaggccagtaataacgagtctgagcggtagatggctacgtgtcggaaaaaaagaaaaaagtgcgatttttttttttccgacatttttttttaatgtaaaacggattgccataatagccttcccacttttacCAAAATAGGCCAAAAACGTCATCttttggaattcgatgaaactcATACAGTATTatgaaaatttaacgctgatttcaaTTCAGCTATCGGTTTTCTCCTTGAACCAaccgttttgaaaataaaaagaaataaattgcTTTTAGCGacattttaattgtttgtttttggcaTTTAATTTAACAACTATAAGACCAAAAATTGTAAAAGATGTGTGTTCGTATGGGATgttccgccatctagcgctgtAAATGCACTAGAGCAAATATAACAGCTACTGTCGATGAgctgttttcttatttccctAATTTTTCTAATTATTGTTTACGTTTCTGTTGACATGGAGTGTAGTGTTGATGTGTTTGTGGGAAATACAACCATCATCGACCCAGAAATATGTATTGTTATTctcaaaaaatttaaatgtcacACTAAAATTGGTAATAATTTTTCAGATCAACTTTGGGTTGACGGTAACTCTGCTCACGAGGCTGCTGATATTTTACAACAAAGAGGAATCCTACAGCAATGGGGAGCAAATATGGATCTCTTGATGTCAGATGTCCTTGATCATTACCGCACATTTCATATGTTAGAAAAGACGTTACATACTCCACTCAAGTTAACAGCAGCTGGGGAATGGACATTTCAGATGGACGGAGATACTCAGCAGCTGCTAATTGAAAAGTATACTGagattttcctctttttggcTTACCATTTTATTTGTCCTCTGGAATTCTCAGATATTACGAGCTGGATGATGTGGTTGTTAGAGAAGTACTTGGAAAGAAACTCTCCTCTAGGCATAGAAAAGATCTAGATGAAGTAAGGAAAtcaagaaatagaaaaaaaaacatgattaaaTTTGGTGTATACATTTATACCTAGGTGTCAGAGAAAACGGCAATATCCCTGAGGTGTGGGTAAAGTTCTTATCCAATGGCTACAGGTTATCATATATGTATGTGTCTTTCCAGGTCATGTAGGAGGCAGTTTGATAATGTTAAGCGAATTCATAAGCTTGTTGAAGAGTTACCAGGCCACATTGTGAACAATATTCAGCATAATTTCCTTCTCTCAACGGAACTGTCAAAGTGAATCAGttaatttattgtttatttatttttaaaatctacGAATTACTAATTTTCACCAGGAAATATGCTGCAGTTGTCTTTATAGCTGTTAATCGTTTCGAAACAACCAAGAGAAAACTACAGTATTTGAATTTCTCCGATTTTTATCACTGTGCTCATCAGATGATAGAGCATTGGTCTTCTACATCTTGTCATGCTAGTTCTCATCAGTTGGAAACAGAAACTGAAATCGAAACCGATCTCGATGTCGACAGAAGCTTTTTGCACGACCTCAGAGAAGTACGCATACTGCttgacaaagaaaaagaactgaaacaTCTAGTTTGTTCCCAGCTAAAGGTAATCCATTCATTGTGTCAAActacttttttcttgtctgcTTCTGAAGCGAAAAAATATCATTTTAGGGACGCCTGACGGACAAGATTTATGCCGATATGGAATCGTCTTTTAAAACTCATTCACGTTCGCTAGTTCTGTTGGCTGGCAATCTCAATCGATCAAGGGAACTGCGATCGCTCTTCGTAGACTTGGTGGAGCGCTGTGTGGAACCACTTAGGCAAGCCAGGTGGACATCAAGAGATTTGAGACTATTTCTTGATTATTATACGCCCGCCGGAGTCCAGCTGTTTAAAAGGTTTTCTATACCACGTTGGTCGTCAAATTAATAACAGTTTACTCATCGTTTTCTGTTGATCCATCTAGCGATTCAGCAACAGCGTCGGTGTGGGAGCGTTATATGAAAGTAATCTCCAGCTGCCTAGTCAAAATCTACCACAATTAGTTGTGTATAAATGCAACGTTACCGTTCTTTTATTGTGCTGTAAACCTGTGAAACATTGAAAtattaacttcttttttttccgccgTCTCAAAAATTGACATGCGAACACGGAGACCTTCTGTAAAAAGAAACTAGGTACATTAGCAAACAGACATTTAAAACTTTGGCACTTACTGAAATCACGATTAATCAACAGTTGTGAAAATCCCGTAGATAGATAGAAACTTGTATTGCTTGTAACTGACTAGGTCGGGTATTATGTACAAAAGTGAAACGATTCGTAAAAGCAAAGTGTATGTATGAAGTACGGAAGGTTGGGTAAAGAATGTGTTAAATAACCGTGTTGTAGTAAATAATGTTAGTGTTTGATCGATAGGCTAGGATTTCTAAACAAAACATACCCGTCAagtattgttctttttgtgcGGGATACGTTCAATACGCGACTCgttatgttaattttttttttattattatttgtaatATTCATAGATCAatttgcgcttttttttttaatgcgacATGTTCACCGCTTCTTGACGAGGCAGGAACAAGTGCTCTCGGTATTAGAGAAAAAGACttcacctttcttttttttgtcatatttttctttttttttttacgattccgtgtgtgtgtctgtttggCAAAGTAAATAATCTAAATGTCAATTACAAAAGGAATTGCGCAGTGTCTTTCCACTGGGCAGTCGACTTGGTGTCATCAAGTCAAACGCAGAGGAGGAAGGGGAGGATTCGTTGAGGTAAATAGTAAACAAAAAGGATTGCACTGGCTTATTCTCATAATAAAGAAGCAACAAAATTAGTTTTCATTattctgcccccccccccttattttctaaaagaaatgaaaaaacgaataagaaaaaacaaggaaaaagctATTTAGCGTCGCCTTGTAATTTACCGATGATATGCTTCACCCATCCTTTAGGCAAAGGAACAGTGTTGGCCGATTCGGAAGTTGTTGGCGGTGATTCCAAGCCTTTCCTCACCTGGGGCTGAAT
The window above is part of the Daphnia carinata strain CSIRO-1 chromosome 7, CSIRO_AGI_Dcar_HiC_V3, whole genome shotgun sequence genome. Proteins encoded here:
- the LOC130687631 gene encoding acidic fibroblast growth factor intracellular-binding protein B-like is translated as MSCFLISLIFLIIVYVSVDMECSVDVFVGNTTIIDPEIYQLWVDGNSAHEAADILQQRGILQQWGANMDLLMSDVLDHYRTFHMLEKTLHTPLKLTAAGEWTFQMDGDTQQLLIEKYYELDDVVVREVLGKKLSSRHRKDLDEVSEKTAISLRSCRRQFDNVKRIHKLVEELPGHIVNNIQHNFLLSTELSKKYAAVVFIAVNRFETTKRKLQYLNFSDFYHCAHQMIEHWSSTSCHASSHQLETETEIETDLDVDRSFLHDLREVRILLDKEKELKHLVCSQLKGRLTDKIYADMESSFKTHSRSLVLLAGNLNRSRELRSLFVDLVERCVEPLRQARWTSRDLRLFLDYYTPAGVQLFKSDSATASVWERYMKVISSCLVKIYHN